One Mycoplasmoides pneumoniae FH genomic region harbors:
- the glyA gene encoding serine hydroxymethyltransferase encodes MEPKIRRILNKELQRQRDCICLIASENYVSRDILEVTGSILTNKYAEGYPTRRFYEGCEVVDESESLAINTCKELFGAKWANVQPHSGSSANYAVYLALLKPGDAILGLDLNCGGHLTHGNKFNFSGKQYQPYSYTINPETEMLDYDEVLRVAREVKPKLIICGFSNYSRTVDFERFSAIAKEVGAYLLADIAHIAGLVAAGLHPNPLPYADVVTSTTHKTLRGPRGGLIMSNNEAIIRKLDSGVFPGCQGGPLQHVIAAKYVCFKEALQPKYKQYIQNVKTNAASMASWFKQQGYRVISNGTDTHLFSLDVGKGKDVSQWLQQANIVLNMNTVPFDKNPAINPSGIRIGTPAMTTRGFKEKHFLYVAALIDKIIKSDGNKKVIKEVKKAVLKLLERFPLYKGLEY; translated from the coding sequence ATGGAACCAAAGATTAGAAGAATCCTCAATAAGGAATTGCAAAGACAAAGAGATTGCATTTGTTTAATAGCATCAGAGAACTATGTGAGTAGGGACATCCTAGAGGTCACTGGTTCCATTTTGACCAATAAGTACGCTGAGGGTTATCCTACTAGACGCTTTTATGAAGGTTGTGAGGTAGTTGATGAATCAGAGAGCTTAGCCATTAATACCTGTAAGGAATTATTTGGTGCGAAGTGAGCGAATGTGCAACCGCACTCCGGTTCTTCTGCTAACTATGCCGTGTACTTAGCTCTACTTAAACCTGGCGATGCCATTTTAGGGCTTGACCTTAACTGTGGTGGGCACTTAACTCACGGTAATAAATTTAACTTTTCGGGTAAACAGTACCAGCCTTATTCCTACACCATCAACCCCGAAACCGAGATGTTGGACTATGATGAGGTGCTACGTGTTGCTCGGGAGGTAAAACCTAAACTAATTATCTGCGGTTTTTCCAATTACTCGAGAACCGTTGACTTTGAGCGCTTTAGTGCAATTGCGAAAGAAGTTGGTGCTTACCTTTTAGCGGACATTGCCCACATTGCGGGATTGGTAGCAGCTGGCTTGCACCCCAATCCCTTACCTTACGCTGATGTGGTTACATCTACTACCCACAAAACACTGCGCGGTCCACGGGGAGGGTTAATTATGTCCAATAACGAAGCGATTATTCGCAAATTGGACAGCGGTGTCTTTCCGGGTTGTCAAGGTGGTCCCTTACAGCACGTAATTGCGGCTAAGTATGTTTGTTTTAAAGAAGCTTTACAACCAAAATACAAGCAGTACATCCAAAACGTTAAGACCAATGCAGCGAGCATGGCTAGTTGGTTCAAACAACAAGGTTACCGCGTCATTTCTAACGGAACTGATACCCACTTGTTCTCGCTTGATGTCGGTAAGGGTAAAGATGTTTCACAATGATTGCAACAAGCCAACATTGTGTTGAACATGAACACGGTTCCTTTCGATAAGAATCCTGCCATAAATCCTTCCGGTATTCGTATTGGTACACCTGCCATGACTACTCGTGGCTTTAAGGAAAAGCACTTCCTTTATGTTGCTGCCTTAATTGACAAGATTATTAAATCTGACGGTAATAAGAAAGTTATTAAAGAAGTAAAAAAAGCGGTTTTAAAACTGTTAGAACGTTTTCCGTTGTATAAGGGATTGGAGTATTAG